Proteins encoded within one genomic window of Brevinematales bacterium:
- a CDS encoding iron-containing alcohol dehydrogenase, with protein MLPDYYEFYNPVRIVAGKKALESIPGILLESGTRRPLILAGPVIVKAKLMLKVSSALRAGKITPDIIFKDIHQESSMETVRAARDMYIEHRCDSLIAVGGGSVIDTAKAANIMISENTDDLRKFEGLDRLKTPQVPLIVVPTTVGTGSEATGAAVIYDPDRKAKIQFISPLIFPKAAVLDPRMTETIPPKLLASTAMDALSHAVEAYSCMQKNPMSDAYAFTAVNLIRQNLVKALENEGEREEVFALANAALLAGLAFSNSMVGAVHALGHAVGAVAHVPHGVAMGLLLPAVMEFNIRRAEEYYADLLLPLAGEDVYAQTPVNVRATRAIHEIRKLQRDLHDLCGFPLTLKDAGVTASQVREIAKASINEAALITNPRDMTAADAEKILMKVL; from the coding sequence ATGTTGCCCGATTACTATGAATTTTATAATCCGGTCAGAATTGTTGCCGGGAAGAAGGCGCTGGAAAGCATCCCGGGTATCCTTCTAGAATCCGGTACGCGCAGGCCCCTGATACTTGCCGGCCCGGTGATTGTCAAGGCGAAGCTGATGCTGAAGGTGTCCTCCGCGCTGCGGGCTGGGAAAATCACCCCGGACATTATTTTCAAGGATATTCACCAGGAATCTTCAATGGAAACCGTCAGGGCGGCGAGGGATATGTATATCGAACACCGTTGCGACAGCCTGATAGCGGTGGGCGGCGGGTCGGTGATCGATACCGCGAAGGCCGCGAATATTATGATCTCCGAGAATACCGACGACTTGCGTAAATTCGAAGGGCTAGACCGCCTGAAAACCCCGCAGGTTCCGCTGATAGTCGTCCCGACTACGGTGGGCACCGGCTCGGAAGCTACGGGCGCGGCGGTGATCTACGACCCCGACCGCAAGGCGAAGATACAGTTCATATCGCCGCTCATTTTCCCCAAGGCCGCGGTGCTCGATCCCCGGATGACCGAAACTATCCCGCCGAAACTTCTTGCCTCCACCGCGATGGATGCGCTATCCCATGCAGTCGAGGCGTACTCGTGCATGCAGAAAAACCCCATGAGCGACGCTTACGCGTTCACGGCGGTCAACCTGATTCGCCAGAACCTCGTCAAGGCGCTGGAGAACGAGGGGGAGCGCGAGGAAGTGTTCGCGCTGGCGAATGCCGCGTTACTGGCGGGGCTCGCGTTTTCGAACTCTATGGTCGGGGCGGTGCATGCGCTCGGGCACGCGGTTGGCGCGGTCGCGCATGTCCCCCACGGTGTCGCGATGGGCTTACTCCTTCCTGCGGTGATGGAGTTCAATATCCGCCGCGCGGAGGAATACTACGCCGATCTCCTCCTTCCGCTTGCGGGCGAGGATGTCTACGCGCAGACTCCGGTGAACGTTCGCGCGACCCGGGCTATCCATGAGATACGCAAACTCCAGAGGGATCTGCACGATCTCTGCGGATTCCCGTTGACGCTGAAGGATGCGGGAGTTACGGCCTCGCAGGTACGCGAGATCGCGAAGGCGTC